A window of Prionailurus bengalensis isolate Pbe53 chromosome E1, Fcat_Pben_1.1_paternal_pri, whole genome shotgun sequence genomic DNA:
gtaataccaagagaagaacaaataggaatgattttcttttttttctttatttgaaaagagAATATAGGTACTCATTGAGGTACAAAGTTACCTTTTCCATATTTAAATAGAATAGTTAAAGCATACGTAATACAGACCCATTCTTATAAATCGTTGGATCCAGATTTGTTAACAGAATTAAGAACGTTTGGATTTCAGAAAGATAATACCGTGTATGTACTGTTTATTACGTAATAACCCACaggggtctttttgtttttgttttttttcagcgAAACATCTGAATAGTTTCACCAagtaggagaaataaagactaaagAACCTAGGTCATTTTGCTCCCAGTTGAGTGTTGGGGGCCGAGCTTACCAAAAGAAGTTGTAGATAAGGGGTTGTAATTTCTTTGTAATCTTCACTTTGTGGTCTACTACTTTAGGGTTTAATGgtgtaaatatttcatatgtggcaattatatcaaaataattatCGGATGATATATAATGTTATTATATTAGTATACCAAAATGTATTAAATCATTACCTTAATGCTAAGTGGAAAAATGGACTTCCAAATCTTGCCGTCATAAGTAGTGATCagtaaaatatctttttgtttgtaacattttatttatgtttaataaatTCCTTAGAATGGTTgaaagttcaggggcacctgggtggctcagtcggtaaagtgtacaactcttgatttcatgcattcacagttgtgagatcaagtcatgtggggctctgtgctgactgtggagcctacttgggatcttctctctctctctctttctctctctctccctccctccctccctccctccctccccctgcccccattcacAAACAcaattctgtctctcaaaataaataaataaacttaaaaaaaaagggcaaaagcTCGTTGAAAGTTTCACCAGTTTCACCCATACTACTCATAACTTTCTAAAAAGTTTGAATTCACAAGGTCACTAGAAAGAGCATACCAACTTCCCTAGACCCCCAGAAACAATGGGTTGgttataagctttttttttttctttttaagggaaTGGGGGGAGCTTGGCTGCTTTAGATGATGTGTTTGTCTTAAGGTGactttaactttcttttatttgacCCTCAGTTAAGATAAACAGAGTACTAATTGAGATAAGGTTTTTGTGTACTTGACCTTTTGTTGTGGATTTGGATACGGAACCTATCATTTTCTTGGGCACACACAGCCCCCTTGCTCTGGGATTTCCGAAGTGAGAAGCGTCAGTTGTCACTATGTGGGGCTTCTCCGAGTTTGCGCCTTAATTTATTACAGACACATCTGCGAGTCAATCTCCTGTGACCCCTGCTCAGTTCATCTCCATCACAGTTTCGCACTGTTGGCTAGGAGCAGATCAGTAGGACCTTTGTGGCAGTGAGTAGTGAGTATCTTAAAAATGCCTAACCTCTCTGCCTTGGGAATTCTTCTGAGATCACTCAGGACATGATTCAGGAGCACATACAGCTGTTTATCACAATatcatttactttcaaaatattaaaagtgcttattaaaaaaaaagaattgaaatacaCAACATTAGATCAGTggttttatttagctttttgttgttgttgttgtttaattttttttttcaacatttatttatttttgggacagagagagacagagcatgaacgggggaggggcagagagagagggagacacagaattggaaacaggctccaggctctgagccatcagcccagagcctgacacggggctcgaactcacggaccgcgagatcgtgacctgagctgaagtcggacgcttaaccgactgcgccacccaggcgccccttatttagcTTTTTGTATAACAAATACTAGGAATTATTTTGACCATTAAATTTACTTCCCAGTTATTTAAGTGGAAAAATCAGGATGCAAACTTGTTTGTATCGTTTCAGCtataattggaagaaaatatcttcGATGTTGACGGTGGTCGCCCCTGAGTGGTGGAAGTGATGGCTCttgcctctttccttctttgtaccTTTTTCTAGTTATCAGTTTCCACAGTGAATTTATATTAAATCCAAAATCAAGGAAAAAGCCAATAAACGCGATATACAATACCAACAGTCCAGAAAACACCTTTTTTAGAAATCCGCTAAATTTCATTTAAGGTGTTTGACATTACATAAGTATTCAATATACACATTACTGAAAGGGTAACAGTTTTGTTAGTCTGAGTCATATATAAACAGAGTGACTTATCTTTTATCGTATTTGTCCAAGAGGCTCTACTTCAGTATAACGGAATTGTTATTATCTGTttgaatttgacttttaaaatacttttggtgggtcctctgggtggctcagtcagtcaagcgtctgatttcagctcagctcgtgatctcaccattcgtgagtttgagccccacatcgggctctgtgctgtcagtgcggagcccacttcagatcctgtctccctctctccctgcccctcccctgcccccctctctctcccccccctctctctctctcaaaaataaacattaaaaaataaaaataataaaaaaataaatacttttgggTTGTACGAAGAGTCCTATGTGTGGATATTGATGTTATTTATAGATTAAGCCCAGATTCCCTTTGGCTTATATATTACATTGAAATTTGTGATATAATGCAAAATATCCATACAGGTTTGCCCGGATAATCTCTTCATTGATCTGAAATGAAttccttgaagatttttttcctgtctcctaaaaatcttttttttttttgatgtttattttggtgagagagaggggggtgggggggacagagagagagggagacacagaatccaaagcaggccccaggctctgcgctgacggcacggagcccgactgagccacccaggcgcccctaaaagtcaTCTTTAGGTGCTGTCAGTGCCGTACAAGGTGCAGAAAAAAGCAAAATCGTCTGTCACTGCTTAAAATCACGAGGAGATCAGCCAGACACTCCCCcacaccaccacccctcccacaAGCACACACCCATGTACTTGCTCGTGGCGCACACGGAGGCGGCGATTGTCCGGGGGGGGGGTCCACAGACCTCCGGGGGCGTCCTCGAGTCGGCACTCTTTACGACGACCCCAGGACGTCGCCTCCCTTCCCCCTGCGTTCCCACTTGCACCCGCGGCCGAGGAAGAGCAGCAGTGGCTGTGAAGAGCCAGCACCTTAGCACCGATCCACACGTTGGCTCCAAACAAAAGTGGTATTCTTACCACCACGCAGctgccatttctctctctctccctccctccctctctctctctctctctctctctcacacacacacacacacacacacacacacacacaccagtttgaTTTAAGATGAGCCTTAATGGAGCGTGAAAAATTGTTTTCCATCTCAGCCtttgaggggtgcccgggtggctcagtcagttgagcatccgactcttgattccggctcaggtcgtgatctcacggttttgtgagttcgatcccggtatcaggctccatgctgacggtgcagagcctgcttgggagtctctctctccctctctctgccactcccctgctcacactctccgtctcccaaaaaaaaaaaaaaaaatccccgcCTAAGAGCGCACACCTCTGTACGACAGAGCGGGAGGCGAGTGGAGGCACGGAAGTAGGTGAAAAGCACTTCTGCAGCTCGTTGGACCGGGCGCTGAACTAACCGTATTTTTCACGGAATGCCATTTGACTCGAGAAAACCATCAACTTGCTCAGACTTGGGCACtggacagaaagaaaatacatgttttagaaaatacatgAAGTTAGCCTGTCCCCTCAAGGAAAGAAGGGGGAGTATTTGCTGCCATTGATAAAACTTGAGCTTTGAAGTGAAAATCAAAATTGAGGAAAACTTGTTTTGGCCCACCACCGTGAGCTTGTCAGCTTCCCAGTACGTGAGGCTTCTGATGAGATGAAGGAGGTCCTAATGActgtgattttcttaacattgtgTAAGGAAGCATGCCAACTTTGGAAGATCTGTTACTTAGCTGCCCGCCATCTTCCCTGTGACCAGTGCCTGGCATCACAAAATGGCGGGTGGGTCACAGATCCACTCTAAATACGGTGGAAGCCAATGAATTTTCGTGTAGCACAGTGAACTAACGTTTTTAAAAACTACCACTTGTCAAGTTTTGGTATAGTAGCAAAAATATCtataattatctgaaaatatttgattaaaatacTCCCTTTTCCAGCTACATTTTTGTGAAAGGCCAGGCTTTATGTATATACTCAGCCGGAACAACCTATAGTAGCAGGTGCAAATGCAGAAGCAAATGAATGTCTCACTGTCTTTTATGAGCCATACTAAAATACGTTAGCATACAATGAATGGGTTTATCATCAGTATTCTTTAAGGaatttctattcatttgttttttttaagtttacttattttgagaaaaagagcatgcaagcgagagaagggcagagagagagagagagagagagagagagagagagagaatgaatcccaagcaggctcccctccaCCATCTCAGAACCTGACATgaagctcgatcccatgaaccacgagatcaagagtcagacacccaaccgactaggcacccaggagcccctaaaggaatttttaaatattttaaaaatttcttaattttacttcctaatataaatattaatagctGTTACCCACATGAAGAATATCCTCAAGAGTCTTAAGATATGTAAAGGGattctgaaaccaaaaaaaaaaaaaggaaaattgttgCTTTCAGGCCTGTAACTCGATGTCCCAGAAATCACCTGAATTGTAGAAACTATTGGTTGGTTGcccatcccgccccccccccacctctcccccttcccctttccaaATCAGAACTTCTAGTCAGCTAGGATCTTCAGGTGATTACCCCTAAACATCACAGAAGCACTGCCTTCCGGAACTTGTGGAAGCAGTCACGGGCAGGGTGGGTGCTGTGCCCAGGGAGAGCATCCTGGGAGAAAGAGCCCTTCTTGTCCCAAATGGCTCCCCTCTTCTTAGCTGTCTGTCCTCTGTTCAGGtatttcctcttaagaatgtataCTCATACAGTTTAGGTGTTGGAAATTGACTGGAGCTCTAGTAGAAATCTGGGCTCGGAGAGAGTAGGCTGAGTGAACACTCAGGAAGAGACCTGATGGAGACATGAAGCCTGCAGCAGTTTTCAGAACCTTCTAGAGCAAGGCATGTCTGTCCAAGCAAGTGCCTGTCACCAAAAGATTTTACGGTGTTCTCACCTCATCTCTGGTTTGCTCGTGACACTAAAGATAACCACCGTTGGTATAAACTTAAGGGGGAAGAAATGCAGACACTTAAACTGTAGTAGTACGTTTATCTCAAAAGCCGTTTTCACCTTTTAATTGCATCTTCCCTTTGGATACGCAGATAGTTCTATCAGTAAGCACCCATGCAGTGCCGTCCACACTGAAGGTCACTGGGTGCCGCTCAGGGAAGGCATTTGTGAAGCTAACCAGGCTACCACACTCGGCCAGAAGTAGACGTTGTGTATGGTTTCGGTGGGGTTAGTTGTTCACTCTGAATTTTGTGACTAAACAAAGTATGTTTGGATTAAGTGTGCAGCCAGACAGTTTAATATAAACTGTTGTAACAAAATCTTCCATTTCTAAGCCctaataactatttatttttttcttgttttagggTGAATCCGTAAAATATTTCCTGGATAACTTGGATAAACTTGGAGAAGCAgtaagtttttgtttatgtttattgcTGTTTGAAAGCAATAGGTTATTAGGAAGTTTAGAAAAATTATGTATCGAGCTGTTTGCTTCTTCCTTCATCCTGGCGGCAGCTTTTGGACTGTTCCAGCTtcattttgtctccctctgtcatcCAGATTGCTGCCATTTCCCTGAAGAATGGCCTGTCCTCTGGTTCGTGAACATAAAACTGTTTAGAGAAAGTTTATGTTTGAAAATGAGATTGCACATTATCTATTCTACTtcattgtctgtgtgtgtgtgtgtgtgtgtgtgtgtgtgtgtgtgtgtaagcagaaACGGGACACGGTGGGTTGTTTGATTTCAAAACCTTTCAGCAAACGGTATTTTTCAGCTAGGAAGCGCTTTGCGTTGAGTTACAGTGTGGGAGGGCTGGATTCTGAAGGCCGGCTGAAGAGACCACCGAGTAGGAGAAGGAGTCACCCTGGGGAGGAGAGTTTCTGATTTTCCTCTCAGCTGGCACCGTGGCTGGCTGGGGCTCCCGGGCCTGCTGCGGGCAGGGCATCTGCTCTGTTCTCTGTGCCGGTCTCACGCCAGAGACCTCCCTGGAAGACAGGTTGCTGCCGCTCAGAAAATGTCTGAAGGCCATGGCCCCACAGTCATTGGCACCTGCTGGATTTACGGCAGCGTTCTTGGCCTCCTCTTTAAAGCAAACTTCTCTAATACGTTGTAGTACAGTCTCATGGGTTCTTTGAGGTTACCTTTCaaagtaaaactgaaagaaaacacgCAGTGAAAAACCCGCTGCAAGTAGGAAGGTGGCGTACTAATGTATCTAGGACATGTGAAAATGTACCTTCTTTTTGCAAGATAAATTTTACATCCTCTTATTTTGGATTTTGCCAAATCGTACTTGTCTGCCCTGAAGTccgtttgtttttctcttgcctgTCTCCTGGACACATGTGTTCCAGAAGTCGGGAATCTCTGTATGAGTCTGTGTAGTAAGACTTGATCTCGTGGTCTCTTTTCCATCTGGTTAGAATGTAAGCCTTAAAAAGGTTACACGTAGGCCAAATGGAGAGAGCCTTAGCAGGGAAACTAATTTTTAAGAGTTACCGCATGCTTTCCAAACCACACGGTGCCGATTTGACCTGCTCTTCTCAGTCTGCCTTTTCAGATCAGCTGTCCTTGAGCACAGCATTCAAAGTAGGTCCCTCGTCTTGTATTCAGTTTCAGCCCTTGCTTTTTTCAAAGATCTTTGCTCTCTCTACAGTTGGTTATTTCCGTGTTTGCTTGTCTTCTACCTGTACCTCTTGCCATAAGGGCAAGGATCTCATCTCTTGATGGTGAAGCGCTGAGTTCCTGATGCCTAGTgacaatgcctggcatacagcaggcactcaacaaataacTTCTGAATGCATGGCCGTAGGCCCCTTTGTACTGGCTGCTCAGAGTCTTAGGTTGAGAACAGTTCCGAGGCCACATCTGGAGTAAACCGGAAAAGGCGCTGCTGCGATCAGTAAGTAGGTCGGTGTGAAGGAGGGAGAACAAAGTTGGCTGTGCTGCGGGCTGGCCATTGATCCTGGCGTGTCAGACTCGTCACGAGGTTGCATTTGCTTCTTCGTCTCTGAAGTACCAGGGGTGCCGAAGCCCAGCCGTGCGCCCCTCGACCCTCTGGGAGGTGGAACGGCGCAGAGTCCAGGACGTGGCTCTGCAGCCAGACCACCTGGGTCCCCATCCCAGCTCCCCACAGCCTGTCTTTCTGTGAGCAGAGGCATCTCTAAACCCGAATTTCTTGATGTCATGGGCATCGTACGAGACCTGACCTCACGGGGTTATGGGATGGTTACGTGAAATAAACCCTGTGTCTTAGTCTGCTCATTGTGCTGAGACAGAATACCATAGACCGGGTGGCTTAACAGCAGACATTTACTTCTCACGGTCCTGGAGGCTGGTAGTCTCAGATCAAGGGGCCAGCGTGGTCATTCTCCGGTGAGGActtttcctggcttgcagactgTGGCCTTCTCTCTGTGGCTTCTTCACATGGCTTTTACTCAGCACATACACACGGAGAGACAGGGATCTCTTAACTCTTCTTCTAAGACCGCCAAGACTGTGTGATCGAGACCCTTCCCTAGGACTTCATTTATCCCTGCTCGTGTCCTACAAGCGCCGTCCCAGAGTACAACCACTTTGGTGTTAGGGCTCTAGCGTGTGAACTCTGGGGGGACATAGTTCAGTCCGTAGTGCTCGGTAAGGTATTGGGAACAGTGCCTTCCATGTAGGAAGTGCTCGGTGTTGGCTGTTTTGCTCTTTGATCCCTGATTGTAGGAAACTCGTTCTAGTCAGAGACAGAATTACAACATACATGAAACCACGCAGAGGACAGTTAAACGGTACTGATCATGAAGGTCGTATTAGTTCCTAGAACAGAGAGAGGTGTTTTGACCGGAGAGGCTGGAGCTGGGCCGTAAGAGTATATGAATCTGAACTGTCTGAAGGGGGAGGCGGACTTAGAAGAGGAGTTGCGGCCCCCCAAGATGGGAGACAGCTGGGTGTGTTTAATTTTAGGAGGCACATCCGTCTGGCAAAGGACACGTGACAGTCTTGGCTCGGACTTATAAAAACAGATTCCTAGAAGGCATCAGCTGGGGTTTGGATGCATCGTTCTTACAGTTGCACTTGTGCAGGTGGATGGTCGTGGAACGGTCTCAGGGTGTGCAGCTTTGGgcagatcttgatctcagctctgtgGTAAGCCTGGACAATGTAGAACAGAGCCTGCTGGTTCCAGAAAAGCCAGGAGTAAAGAGGGTCGTGAAAGCCAGTCAGCCAAGTGTGGACCGGATGCAGTGAAGAACCTCACCGTAAGTTCTGAAGTCACGGTGCCGGGGCGCTGGTCTGAGCGGTGTAGGGATGGATCCAAGAGGTGCGAGGCAttcagggcagggagagagattcAGTGGAGAGATAGCAGTCCACACCGGAGGAGGTGAAAAAATGGGGGATGGCGGAAATAAGGAGAAACAGGATTGGAAATAGAATCGGTGATGCTAGAGCAGAGTCCACGGTGACAGGGGGGCTAGAAGAACTCTGAGGtcgtgggcggggggggggcggcaggaagcagggaggaaagcgtgctggtggtgcagaggaGTCGGCTGGGGAGAGAATGAGTTTTCtgattgagtgtgtgtgtgtgtgtgtgtgtgtgtgcgcgcgcgcgtgcgcgcgcgagTAGATGACCAAGCGCAGTGAGCAGTGAGCTTTTAGACATGAGACGGGGGCCACCTGATGGGAGCTTGCCTGGTGGTCCCAGCCTTctggattccctctctgcccagcaATGCTGGTGAGAGGCGCAGCAGAACAGCTGGACCGGGTGCCCCACATGGTCAACTCACTTAGTCCTCGAGGCCCCCTGTGAACCATATGACCCGTATCTCaccagtgaggatgtggagacacagCAGGATTCGGTGACCTGCCCAGGGCCGCACAGCTCGTGTGTGAAGCGCGGGCTCTGGAACTCACAGTTGTAATCGCTGTTACTCTGCCAGGCCACTTAGCACTTGATCGCATTGTCCTGGTCTGGAGGCGTCATAGGAATTAGCTTTTAGCTTCCTGACTAGATTCTCAGCTTCCAAGTGAGGCAGTAGTAAAGAACTTTTCATTTCTATAGacttagaagtttaaaaaaacaaaacgccTTAGGActggtgtctgtctttctttctttctttctttctttctttctttctttctttctttctttctttctttctttcttttaagtttatttattttttaaatttatttcaagagagagagcacgcaggggagggagagagggagacagaagcccaagcaggctctgcaatgttagtgcagagcccagtgcagggctcgaactcacaaaccgtgagaccacgacccgagccaaaatcgagttggttatttaatgactgagccaccccagcaccccagggCTGGCGTGTTTCTGAGGCAGCTGGCACGGGCACACGCGGTAAATTTGTACCCTGTTTCTGGAAAGCAGTTAGGCTTTGAGTGTCCAGGGTCACCAAAATGTTCATAATCTTTGACCTCATAAGCTTATTCCTGGTGATTTTATCTCAGGAAATAgtgcagaaaggaagaaaaaaagtacatgtgTGAGAGTTTTAATTGCAAAATTTGTGTTAAAGCAAAAAATTGGAGAAACAACCTTAACGAGCCCTAGTAGGAGAATGTTTATGTAAATTACAGACCATTAATCCAGTTGGTATATTTATActgctttaaaatgaaatacaactgTATCAGCACATGTAACCGTTCATGATCAAATGTTAAGCCAAAAAGTAGGGGCAGGCTGAAAATTGTGTGGATGTGCTGGTTATAAGGAAAGTAGTGAGCATGTGAACAGAAGCTAAAAGGAAACCTGGAAACGCCGACATTGTTTATGAAGGCCCCAGAGTCATGTCCTAAACGGTGTGGATTACGGATAACCGAGAACcgcctgcttttttgttttttttttattcttaactcCATTGTACCGTTTTGAGAAGATAACTATTCACATTATGACgacatttcaaaattatattatgCTATTtggaaaagcataaaatacagCATCGTGACAATTAGCACTGTTTTAAAATCTtgcctcaacttaaaaaaataaaataaagtaaaataaaataaaataaaataaaataaaataaaataataaaatcctgcctcaacttaaaaaaaacaaaacaaaacaaaacagtttgacCCTGACAACGAACATTCAAGAGCTCTCCTGTTCAGTATCGCCGAAGAGCTACGTCAGAGTTCTGGAAAAACGCTAGTTTGAGAAGAAAGAACCAGTTCTAGTGCATCAGGAAGGACGTCCTCAGGGGTAGTCGGGGACTCGTGAGACAAGCAGCTTCCTGTAGGGGTCGCGGGCTGCCTGGTCCCGTTCCCAGGTCGGGGCCCCTTGGGTCTTTGCGCAAGCCGTCCCTTTAAGGCAGGTGGGCCGGGTGTGGTCTCCTTCGTATGACAGGCAGGGGTGCCGTCACTGGGACCCAGCTGCGTGGCGGGACCCTGGAAGCAAACCCGGGAGGTGACCCAGGGCGAATTCAGTGTATTAGCTGTGCTAGGCAAGTTCTGTCCACGCACATGGTGTGGCCGAAGTCCTAACGCGGAGTGACCCGTGTCAGCATTCTTAGTCACGTTCTTAGTCCCTTAGTAAGGGAGCATCTGGAATGAGCTAGAGCGAGGTGGGCAGAACCCCGCACTGGGAAGTGACCCGCACGAATTGGCGTTTCAGCCCTCACTGCTTTCCGcggaggggcaggtgggcaggtgggcGCGTGCGCAGGaaagtcgggggtgggggggtggtgagggctgGTACTAAAGGCAGAGGCACAGCGGCGGGCAGGGGGTGAAGGCCGCCGGTCGGGAGGACCTAAGTCTGCCGGAATAGCGGGGCTGAGCAAAACAGTCCGCGCTGCTCGTTTGCAGCGTATTGTGGACCAGTCTCCGTTCGCTAACAGTTTACTCTACCTTGGCGCTTTGTGATGAGACTAGTCTTGCCGATGCTTGGAGGAAGGCAGCCAGAAGTCCTCCAGAAGGCAAGTTTGTCTGCATATCCACTCCCTCGACCAGGCAGCAGTACGTTAGAAACTCTCATTCCTTCTGGGTTCCCGAGTCTAAAGCGTTGTCTTCTTTTCCAGGATTACATCCCATCACAGCAAGATATTCTGCTGGCCAGAAGACCCACCAAAGGCATTCACGAGTAcgactttgaaattaaaaatgttcctttcaaAATGGTTGATGTAGGTGGTCAGAGGTCGGAAAGAAAGCGGTGGTTTGAGTGCTTTGACAGCGTGACGTCGATACTTTTCCTTGTGTCCTCAAGTGAATTCGACCAGGTGCTTATGGAAGATCGACTGACCAATCGCCTGACAGAGTCTCTGAACATTTTCGAAACGATCGTCAACAACCGGGTTTTCAGCAACGTCTCCATAATCCTTTTCTTAAACAAGACAGATTTGCTTGAGGAGAAGGTGCGAATTGTGAGCATCAAAGACTATTTCTTAGAATTTGAAGGGGATCCCCACTGCTTAAGAGACGTCCAAAAATTCCTGGTGGAATGTTTCCGGAACAAGCGGCGGGACCAGCAGCAGAAGCCCCTGTACCACCACTTCACCACCGCGATCAACACGGAGAACATCCGCCTGGTTTTCCGCGACGTCAAGGATACTATTCTTCATGACAACCTCAAGCAGCTCATGCTGCAGTGACGTGCAGAAGACTGGCTGGTTTCATACCTTGTGTCCCTTtgattgttttctgtgtgttttgtttcttaacctaGCAGTTTACAGCAGGAATTAGAAGAGTCTTGATTCTGAGTTTAACTTCTGGGAAACCTTAGTCGTCCTCCCTGCGGACCTTGGTTTGTGGCGCAAAGCTGCCGAATAGCACACGCCGATCCCTGTCAGAGTTCAGCCTTTGATCTGTTTCACTGTGGCTTCCACTTGAGGGGGGTGTAGTTCCCTGCCGAGCGTCTTCCTAGGTACAGTTCAGCCTTTagcttcttcccctcttccagctGAGCTCTCCTGTAGTGCCAAGTAGAGAAGGTGCCCTTGACTGTTTCTCGGGATGAGGTTAAGAATATCCGGTTCTCAAACAAGCAAGACCCCTTTTTATCTGCCCTGCCCACGGCAGCGACACCTGTGCCGAGCCTCATGGTGACCTGTTTGAAAGGTGACCTGTTGGAAAAAAGTTTGATCTGAGGACTGGCATTCTGTAGATGCACACAGATTTAGCCTTCGTGTGTTTTTAATTGCTTATATACCCAAcagttgtttcattttaaaatttctgtggtTTCTCAAGGTAATGTTCTTACTTagtgttttaaagtttacatAAGGATTCCTGGTCTGATGCTAACGAAAGTTCACGAATGGtacggggcagggggcggggagcaaGCAAATGCCTTACATAGTGTTTTGATCCAAAGCAACGAGTGAAATATAATTTGCCCTTTTCATGTTTAAATCTCATGTAATAAATGTGCCATATGTGAAACGTTCTGGCCAAGCAGCGACTGAAAATGGCAAGTAGCTTGATAAGGGAGCTTTCTAGATAAACAGAGCCTCTCCAGGACGTTCTGTGCTTTTACTTCTCGGACTTTGACGTCCTGTCCTGGGATTCAGGTCCTCGCTGTAGAGAAGAGCTGTTGTGGCCATCACAGAcatcttttcttttgctctccTGCCTGTTCCCATCAGCTCCAGCCTGGCGCTCATGggaggttttgtttatttggcaGCTTGCCAAGGGCAGAGTTTTCCTGTCAAGCTACTCAAGAAGGCATGATCTGAGATTCCTGTTCATTCTCGGTGGCTCTCTGAAAGACGCAGCACATACATGCTTGTCTCGTTATTGCTGATGAACTTCTAGCTTTTCTGAGGTACATTTGGAATGTTTTAAGGCTGCTTCTAAGAATAAATAGTAGTTTCTTCAGTTCACACCGAAAGAGGATCCCATGTGACCTCTCCTCGCCCCTCACCGACCCGCGGGCGCACCCCCGAAGCGGCTCGTGATGACGGGTCTGATCATCGTGAGCTCAGCGGGCTGGCTGGTGTCCTGAGGACACCGCCCGGCCGGTTGTGTGGCATGCGACCGGGACTAGAGAGACAGGTGCCCGCGGCCGGTGGCCGTTTGCAGAGTCCAGCAGCTTTTCGCCTTTTCCTGAAAATTGTGATTAAGACTGTGATATCTGCCACTTTACTGTAGAGCTGTGTTCTCAGGTATTCCATTGCCTAGAAGGTCCTTGCGAGATGGGTCAGCATGACGGCTCACGCGGCCTTTCCGAGGCCGCGGCTCTTGGTCCGTCTGCCGTCTGGCGGGAGAATAGGGCTTTGCAGGGAGCGAACCAGGGGTTGCTCGTACCGTTCCTGACCTTTCCTGTGCTTCCGGCACCGTTCCACCTGCGGTGGCCTCGGTGATGCGCGAGCCACAGACACGCAGCCCTGCGTCCTCGTGCGGGTGGTCACGGT
This region includes:
- the GNA13 gene encoding guanine nucleotide-binding protein subunit alpha-13; this translates as MADFLPSRSVLSVCFPGCVLTSGEAEQQRKSKEIDKCLSREKTYVKRLVKILLLGAGESGKSTFLKQMRIIHGQDFDQRAREEFRPTIYSNVIKGMRVLVDAREKLHIPWGDDSNQVNGDKMMAFDTRSSMAAQGMVESRVFLQYLPVIRALWADSGIQNAYDRRREFQLGESVKYFLDNLDKLGEADYIPSQQDILLARRPTKGIHEYDFEIKNVPFKMVDVGGQRSERKRWFECFDSVTSILFLVSSSEFDQVLMEDRLTNRLTESLNIFETIVNNRVFSNVSIILFLNKTDLLEEKVRIVSIKDYFLEFEGDPHCLRDVQKFLVECFRNKRRDQQQKPLYHHFTTAINTENIRLVFRDVKDTILHDNLKQLMLQ